A single genomic interval of Sphingobium sp. EM0848 harbors:
- a CDS encoding acyl-CoA dehydrogenase family protein — MSEHIQRHIDPDDEAALLETIDRWIERDVRPVVMYHDHNDIWPAELVEQMKDMGLFGATIGQEYGGLGLPATTYSRIIMRISSYWMAITGIVNSHLMMAAAVERFGTEAQKQKWLPKFATGEIRGGLGLTEPDAGTDLQAIRTHAVRDGDDYVINGTKTWITNGIQGSCIALLVKTNPQAEPRYKGMSLFIAPKGEGFTVGKKFDKLGYKSIDTAELVFDNYRIPAENLIGGVEGQGFFQATGGLELGRINVASRGVGLAEGALRLATEYAQLRKTMGKPIAQHQAIQLKLGEMVTRAEAARLLVSQAARAYDRGERCDMEAGMAKYFASEAAVRNSEEAMRIFGGYSYSKEYEIERYYRDSLLMCIGEGTNEMQRMIIAKQWLKRNPA; from the coding sequence ATGTCTGAACATATTCAGCGGCATATCGATCCCGACGATGAAGCTGCTCTGCTGGAAACCATTGACCGCTGGATCGAACGGGATGTTCGTCCGGTGGTCATGTATCATGATCATAACGACATCTGGCCCGCCGAACTGGTGGAGCAGATGAAAGATATGGGGCTTTTCGGCGCCACCATTGGGCAGGAATATGGCGGTCTCGGCCTGCCGGCGACGACCTATTCCAGGATCATCATGCGCATTTCATCCTATTGGATGGCGATTACCGGCATCGTCAATTCGCATCTGATGATGGCGGCGGCAGTCGAGCGTTTCGGTACCGAAGCGCAAAAGCAGAAATGGCTACCGAAATTCGCCACCGGGGAAATCCGTGGCGGGCTGGGGCTGACCGAACCCGATGCGGGCACCGATCTTCAGGCGATCCGGACCCATGCGGTGCGCGATGGCGACGATTATGTCATCAACGGCACCAAGACATGGATCACCAACGGCATTCAGGGCAGTTGCATCGCGCTTCTGGTGAAGACCAATCCCCAGGCCGAGCCGCGCTATAAGGGCATGAGCCTGTTCATCGCGCCGAAGGGCGAAGGTTTCACCGTCGGCAAGAAGTTCGACAAGCTGGGTTACAAGTCGATCGATACCGCGGAACTGGTCTTCGACAATTATCGCATTCCGGCCGAGAACCTGATCGGTGGCGTTGAAGGGCAGGGCTTTTTCCAGGCTACCGGCGGGCTCGAACTGGGTCGGATCAATGTTGCATCGCGTGGTGTCGGACTGGCGGAAGGGGCGCTGCGGCTGGCCACCGAATATGCACAGCTTCGCAAGACGATGGGCAAGCCGATCGCGCAGCATCAGGCGATCCAGCTCAAACTGGGTGAGATGGTGACGCGTGCCGAGGCGGCGCGGCTGCTGGTCAGCCAGGCGGCCCGGGCCTATGATCGCGGCGAACGCTGTGACATGGAGGCGGGGATGGCGAAATATTTCGCGTCCGAGGCGGCCGTCCGCAATTCGGAAGAAGCCATGCGCATCTTCGGGGGCTACAGCTATTCGAAGGAATATGAGATCGAGCGCTATTATCGTGACTCTCTGCTGATGTGCATCGGCGAGGGCACCAATGAAATGCAGCGGATGATCATCGCCAAGCAATGGCTGAAAAGGAACCCGGCGTGA
- a CDS encoding CaiB/BaiF CoA transferase family protein, whose product MTRRLPLEGYRILSAEQYGAGPYGTMFLAQMGAEVIKIEPPKAGDTARAVGPHYLRKGESLYFQSFNLNKRSLTLDLNSVEGKQILHRLAASSHAVVNNLRGDLPEKIGLTYAQLKDVNPALVCAHLSAYGRDNERARWPGYDYLMQAEAGWLSLTGEPDGPPTRAGLSLVDFMTGTIMTIGLLGALVDAQRSGVGRDVDVDLLSTAIHQTSYPAVWYLNEGDVTERVERSAHPSVTPSQMFRAADGWVFVMAQLPKFWDVLVDRIGHSELAADPRFGTPADRLANRDALTALLDGIFSEQPVAHWVERLAGYMPVSPVYGLDQALDNPYLRETGMIDTVSHPDRDALRVLANPIRMDGERLPNRAAPLLGADSEAVLAEAGFSAEEIASFKAKGVV is encoded by the coding sequence GTGACGCGAAGACTTCCCCTGGAAGGATATCGGATACTGTCCGCCGAACAATATGGTGCCGGCCCGTACGGCACCATGTTTCTCGCGCAGATGGGGGCGGAGGTCATCAAGATCGAACCGCCCAAGGCCGGAGACACGGCCCGCGCCGTGGGCCCGCATTATCTGCGCAAGGGTGAAAGCCTCTATTTCCAGAGCTTCAACCTCAACAAGCGTTCGCTGACGCTTGATCTCAATTCGGTCGAGGGCAAGCAGATCCTGCATCGGCTGGCCGCGTCCAGTCACGCCGTCGTCAATAATCTGCGAGGCGACCTGCCCGAGAAGATCGGGCTGACCTATGCGCAGTTGAAGGACGTCAATCCCGCGCTCGTCTGCGCTCATCTTTCCGCCTATGGGCGCGATAATGAGCGGGCGCGCTGGCCGGGCTATGACTATCTGATGCAGGCGGAGGCAGGCTGGCTGTCGCTGACGGGCGAACCGGATGGCCCGCCGACGCGTGCGGGCCTGTCGCTGGTCGATTTCATGACCGGCACGATCATGACCATTGGTCTGCTGGGCGCGCTTGTCGATGCGCAACGTTCAGGCGTTGGCCGGGACGTCGATGTCGACCTGCTGTCCACCGCCATCCATCAAACCAGCTATCCGGCGGTCTGGTATCTGAACGAAGGCGACGTCACCGAGCGTGTCGAGCGTTCGGCGCACCCGTCCGTCACGCCGAGCCAGATGTTCCGCGCGGCAGATGGCTGGGTGTTCGTAATGGCGCAGCTTCCCAAATTCTGGGACGTGCTGGTCGATCGCATCGGTCACAGCGAACTCGCCGCCGATCCCCGATTCGGGACGCCGGCCGATCGGCTGGCCAACCGCGACGCGCTGACCGCCCTATTGGATGGCATTTTCAGCGAGCAGCCGGTGGCGCACTGGGTCGAACGGCTTGCCGGTTACATGCCGGTGTCGCCGGTCTATGGCCTCGATCAGGCGCTCGACAACCCCTATCTCCGCGAAACCGGCATGATCGATACGGTGTCGCATCCTGACAGGGATGCGCTGCGCGTACTCGCCAACCCGATCCGCATGGATGGGGAGCGTTTGCCCAACCGTGCGGCCCCGTTGCTGGGCGCCGACAGCGAAGCGGTGCTGGCGGAGGCCGGCTTTAGCGCAGAGGAAATCGCCTCCTTCAAGGCAAAGGGAGTGGTCTGA
- a CDS encoding CaiB/BaiF CoA-transferase family protein, protein MGKLSGLKVVDLSQFLPGPMLSVMMADQGAEVVKVEPLSGEPSREQAPFEAGQSIWFRNLNRGKKSVALDLKSDAGRDALWALIDEADVFIEGFRPGVVARLGFGYDAVSSRNPRIVYCSISAFGQAGALAHHPAHDMAVQAMAGFLSVNDGPDGMPVVPGAPSADMAAGLTGLSAVLMALIGREKSGRGDYVDVAMFDSMLPWCAHIAGAAIAGGEPPRSASQRSLGGAAFYNVYATADGKHVVLGGRELKFVANLLNALDRPDLIALGAAAPGEEQALLVGFLREIFRTRTRDEWVAWFADKDVAFSPVLDFQEAFSEPHIAERGLIVEADGAHHIAPPIRFAGENPWVPTSAPELGADG, encoded by the coding sequence ATGGGCAAGCTTTCGGGGCTAAAGGTCGTCGACCTGTCGCAGTTCCTGCCGGGGCCGATGCTGTCGGTGATGATGGCGGATCAGGGGGCCGAGGTGGTGAAGGTCGAGCCGCTCAGCGGCGAGCCGTCCCGCGAACAGGCCCCTTTCGAGGCGGGACAGTCGATCTGGTTTCGCAACCTCAATCGGGGCAAGAAGAGTGTCGCGCTCGACCTCAAGAGCGATGCGGGGCGCGATGCGCTCTGGGCGCTGATCGATGAGGCGGACGTGTTCATCGAAGGTTTCCGGCCGGGCGTCGTCGCGCGGCTGGGCTTTGGCTATGATGCGGTGTCGTCGCGCAATCCGCGCATCGTCTATTGCTCGATCTCGGCCTTTGGGCAGGCTGGGGCGCTGGCGCATCATCCCGCGCACGACATGGCGGTTCAGGCCATGGCGGGCTTCCTTTCGGTCAATGACGGTCCCGATGGCATGCCGGTCGTGCCGGGCGCACCTTCGGCCGACATGGCGGCGGGGCTGACCGGGCTGTCGGCCGTGCTGATGGCGCTGATCGGCCGGGAGAAGAGCGGCCGGGGCGACTATGTGGATGTCGCCATGTTCGATTCCATGCTGCCCTGGTGCGCGCACATCGCAGGCGCGGCGATCGCCGGTGGCGAGCCGCCGCGATCGGCCAGCCAGCGGTCGCTGGGCGGCGCGGCCTTCTATAATGTCTATGCGACGGCGGATGGAAAGCATGTCGTGCTAGGCGGGCGTGAACTGAAGTTCGTCGCCAACCTGCTGAACGCGCTGGATCGGCCCGATCTCATTGCGCTCGGCGCGGCGGCGCCCGGTGAGGAGCAGGCCTTGCTGGTCGGGTTTCTGCGGGAGATATTCCGCACGCGGACGCGCGACGAATGGGTTGCCTGGTTTGCGGACAAGGATGTCGCCTTCTCCCCCGTGCTTGATTTTCAGGAGGCTTTTTCGGAGCCTCATATCGCGGAACGCGGGCTTATCGTCGAAGCCGATGGGGCGCATCATATCGCGCCGCCCATTCGTTTCGCGGGGGAAAATCCCTGGGTCCCGACATCGGCGCCGGAGCTTGGCGCCGATGGCTGA
- a CDS encoding GntR family transcriptional regulator, whose translation MSAEVQKITRNGGKKPRYQELAEDLRAGILRGDYPDPAHFPTESVLCARYGVSRFTVREALRSLQTEGLIQRKRGSGTVIKPASARGGALHQPLSNVGEILQYARDSQIHFTTMGPASLPRKFAAHIAEPVSGRWYHFRGLRTRQGQAGPIALTDAYIHPDLEAAAREIRTNEDTLFRQLERLSGVKIATVTQDIQAVAASGTVAAELGVPRRSPCLRILRCYLDAEGRIMEISASHHPGDRFAYTMHIDVE comes from the coding sequence TTGTCGGCGGAAGTTCAAAAGATTACGCGAAATGGTGGCAAGAAGCCACGCTATCAGGAACTTGCCGAGGATTTGCGCGCGGGAATTTTGCGTGGCGACTATCCCGATCCGGCGCATTTTCCCACCGAAAGCGTATTGTGCGCACGCTACGGGGTCAGCCGCTTCACTGTGCGCGAAGCCCTGCGCTCGCTGCAGACCGAAGGCCTGATCCAGCGCAAGCGCGGATCGGGCACCGTGATCAAGCCCGCCTCGGCGCGCGGCGGCGCGCTGCACCAGCCGCTGTCCAACGTCGGCGAAATTCTGCAATATGCTCGCGACAGCCAGATTCATTTCACCACCATGGGGCCGGCATCGCTGCCCAGGAAGTTCGCCGCCCATATTGCGGAGCCGGTAAGCGGGCGCTGGTATCATTTTCGCGGCTTGCGCACCCGGCAGGGACAGGCCGGACCGATCGCCCTGACCGACGCCTATATCCATCCGGACCTTGAAGCTGCCGCACGAGAGATACGGACGAACGAAGACACACTTTTCCGCCAGCTTGAGCGCCTGTCGGGCGTCAAGATCGCGACCGTGACACAGGATATCCAGGCGGTAGCCGCCAGCGGCACGGTCGCGGCAGAACTGGGCGTGCCCCGTCGCAGCCCCTGCCTTCGCATCCTGCGCTGCTATCTCGACGCCGAAGGCCGCATCATGGAGATTTCCGCGAGCCACCATCCCGGTGACCGCTTCGCCTACACCATGCATATCGACGTCGAGTAA
- a CDS encoding MmgE/PrpD family protein has protein sequence MQAGDRGAAAADKAAWLGNVLEMDDVHRTAILHPGPAVWPTVLGMGGDALDDALDAGVRGYEAMIGIGAMLDGRHYAYWHNTATAGSFGAAAAAVFRLDASEAQLVSALGLAGSVTGGLWQMRHEPVMAKQWHLAHAMMTGTAAARHAVMGITGPRFILEGPQGLFAATCDAPKPPVLGEGWRIDQVSFKPWGACRHAHPAIDAALELKAMGALEGAVTVVTYRDALIFCDRPDPKSVIDAKFSLQHAVAIVMERGVPQLADFEPDAIAALADARRQVTVVESEALTRAYPAHFGATLSSGKGRITLADARGDPERPLSEAGVVEKARALMAWGGVEIDEASEMIVATLEGDRVSDIMRILEGWL, from the coding sequence TTGCAGGCGGGGGACAGGGGAGCTGCTGCCGCCGACAAGGCGGCGTGGCTGGGCAATGTGCTGGAGATGGATGATGTCCACCGCACGGCGATCCTGCATCCCGGCCCGGCCGTCTGGCCCACGGTACTCGGCATGGGCGGGGATGCGCTGGACGACGCACTCGATGCGGGTGTGCGGGGTTATGAGGCCATGATCGGGATCGGCGCGATGCTGGATGGGCGGCATTATGCCTATTGGCACAATACGGCGACGGCGGGCAGCTTTGGCGCTGCTGCCGCTGCAGTATTCCGCCTCGACGCAAGCGAGGCGCAGCTTGTATCGGCGCTGGGGCTGGCGGGATCGGTCACGGGCGGCCTCTGGCAGATGCGGCATGAGCCGGTCATGGCCAAGCAGTGGCATCTGGCCCATGCGATGATGACGGGCACGGCAGCGGCCCGGCACGCGGTTATGGGTATCACCGGGCCGCGCTTCATCTTGGAAGGGCCGCAGGGGTTGTTCGCCGCGACCTGCGACGCGCCAAAGCCGCCGGTGCTGGGCGAGGGCTGGCGGATCGATCAGGTGAGCTTCAAGCCCTGGGGTGCCTGCCGCCATGCGCATCCCGCCATCGACGCGGCGCTGGAACTCAAGGCGATGGGGGCGCTGGAGGGGGCAGTGACGGTCGTCACCTATCGCGATGCGCTCATCTTTTGCGACCGGCCCGATCCGAAAAGCGTGATCGACGCGAAATTCTCGCTGCAACATGCGGTCGCCATCGTCATGGAACGGGGCGTGCCGCAGCTTGCTGACTTCGAACCCGATGCGATTGCCGCGCTGGCCGATGCGCGCAGACAGGTGACGGTGGTGGAGAGCGAGGCGCTGACCCGCGCCTATCCCGCGCATTTCGGGGCCACCCTGTCGAGCGGGAAAGGCAGGATCACGCTGGCCGACGCGCGCGGGGACCCGGAGCGGCCCTTGTCCGAGGCCGGGGTGGTTGAAAAGGCCCGCGCGCTGATGGCATGGGGAGGCGTCGAGATCGATGAGGCCAGCGAAATGATCGTGGCCACGCTTGAGGGCGATCGGGTGTCGGACATCATGCGCATATTGGAGGGCTGGCTTTGA
- a CDS encoding MmgE/PrpD family protein: MSATHRILDFVRAGHRLPPVVREAALHLLGDTLATGAAGSTAPGADNVLVAARSWGQGSDARLIARGMRLPAAGAAFVNAFQIHCLEWDAVHEPAVVHALSTVTASVMAAIDRRGGCDPDEALTALAIGVDIASGLGLSADTPLRFFRPATAGCIGSALAVARIDGVDRLEDVLGLAYSQCAGTMQAHVEGSIALPLQIAGAARAAIAAVDLVKAGLTGPHDALEGPFGYFRLFDEGDLTPYADALGRVWRIAEVSIKPFPSGRASHAVLATLDTLLREGDVDAGSVVKIEAFVPPLIQRLVGRPFQADMTPAYARLCLPLLVALMLTDGRIDPRRFTPVTFADPAIAALAGRLVITLDGNDDPNALSPQRLVVTRRDGSVLERVIPATLGHPDAAMSPAQTQAKRSLAHELAASEPDPLLFSDPLSYFTRPEQL, from the coding sequence TTGAGCGCGACGCATCGCATTCTTGATTTTGTTCGCGCCGGGCACCGGCTTCCCCCGGTGGTGCGGGAGGCTGCGCTTCACCTGCTGGGCGATACGCTGGCGACAGGGGCGGCGGGTTCGACCGCGCCGGGCGCCGACAATGTGCTGGTTGCGGCGCGGAGCTGGGGGCAGGGGAGCGACGCCCGCCTGATTGCGCGGGGCATGCGCCTGCCCGCCGCGGGCGCGGCCTTTGTCAACGCCTTCCAGATCCATTGTCTTGAATGGGATGCGGTGCATGAGCCCGCCGTGGTCCATGCGCTGTCCACCGTGACCGCTTCCGTCATGGCGGCGATCGACCGGCGCGGCGGATGCGATCCGGACGAAGCGCTGACGGCGCTGGCTATCGGCGTGGACATTGCGAGCGGCCTTGGCCTGTCGGCGGACACGCCGCTGCGCTTTTTCCGGCCCGCAACCGCAGGCTGCATCGGCTCCGCGCTGGCGGTGGCCCGGATCGACGGCGTCGACCGGCTGGAAGATGTGCTGGGTCTTGCCTATTCGCAGTGCGCGGGCACGATGCAGGCGCATGTCGAAGGATCTATTGCCCTGCCGCTCCAGATCGCAGGGGCGGCGCGGGCGGCCATCGCGGCGGTCGATCTGGTCAAGGCGGGGCTGACCGGCCCGCATGACGCGCTCGAGGGCCCCTTCGGCTATTTCCGGCTGTTCGATGAGGGCGATCTGACGCCCTATGCCGATGCGCTGGGTCGGGTCTGGCGGATCGCGGAAGTCAGCATCAAGCCGTTCCCGTCGGGGCGGGCGAGCCATGCGGTGCTCGCGACGCTCGACACGCTGCTGCGCGAGGGGGATGTCGATGCCGGCTCCGTCGTGAAGATCGAGGCGTTCGTGCCGCCCCTTATCCAGCGGCTGGTCGGGCGCCCGTTCCAGGCAGACATGACGCCCGCTTATGCCCGTCTCTGCCTGCCCCTGCTGGTGGCGTTGATGTTGACGGATGGGCGGATCGATCCGCGCCGCTTCACGCCCGTGACCTTTGCCGATCCGGCGATCGCCGCGCTGGCGGGCAGGCTGGTCATCACGCTGGACGGCAACGACGATCCTAACGCCCTGTCGCCGCAGCGGCTGGTGGTGACGCGTCGTGACGGCTCGGTGCTGGAACGCGTCATTCCCGCGACGCTGGGCCATCCCGACGCGGCGATGAGCCCCGCGCAGACGCAGGCCAAGCGCAGCCTTGCCCACGAACTGGCCGCCAGCGAGCCCGATCCGCTCCTGTTTTCCGATCCGCTTTCCTATTTCACACGTCCGGAGCAATTATGA
- a CDS encoding phenylacetate--CoA ligase family protein — MTFPTYFEAFDAKQMLQDYPVGDAFVARYTGMSRDELHALQNERFLKLMKRGWEIPFYQRLWGAKGIEAGDIRGLEDIAKLPVYDKTDLMASIADHPPYGDFAGLGGTDRPPTIFHTTSGTTGRPQALLFGPKGREITNLLVGRMYRWQGVSPGDVVQSVYGHGMINGGHYIREAVTHFTNSIFLSAGTGIETRSINQVGLMADFNVSVLMGFIDYIRKLAEVAEAEGLLDRINIKMICGHLGTEDRSSVEKAWGGARAYDWYGVGDTGSIAGEGPERDGLYVWEDAQYLELLDVDTGTAVDAGETGDMVVTCLFKDDIAPCIRFNTHDITHELTSANQTGIAFKRIAGFKGRSDNMVKLRGINVFPHAIGALIENRADMTGEFVCHVSRDGAGRDDMRVTLESRGGTDEGQLAGLLRQGLGVEVSVKLVGPGDTAALTQIDVRQKPIRLIDERKS, encoded by the coding sequence ATGACTTTCCCGACCTATTTCGAAGCTTTCGACGCCAAGCAGATGCTTCAGGACTATCCGGTGGGTGATGCCTTTGTCGCGCGCTACACGGGCATGAGCCGCGATGAACTGCACGCGCTCCAGAATGAACGCTTCCTCAAGCTGATGAAGCGCGGCTGGGAAATTCCCTTCTACCAGCGTCTCTGGGGTGCCAAGGGCATAGAGGCGGGCGATATTCGCGGCCTTGAGGACATTGCGAAGCTGCCGGTCTATGACAAGACCGACCTGATGGCCTCAATCGCCGACCATCCGCCCTATGGCGATTTCGCTGGCCTGGGCGGCACGGATCGTCCGCCGACGATCTTCCACACCACGTCGGGCACCACCGGGCGGCCGCAGGCGCTGTTGTTCGGTCCCAAGGGGCGCGAGATCACCAACCTGCTCGTCGGGCGCATGTATCGCTGGCAGGGAGTAAGCCCCGGCGACGTCGTGCAGTCGGTCTATGGCCACGGCATGATCAATGGCGGCCACTATATCCGCGAGGCGGTGACGCATTTCACCAACTCCATCTTCCTGTCGGCGGGCACCGGCATCGAGACGCGCTCGATCAACCAGGTCGGGTTGATGGCGGATTTCAACGTGTCGGTGTTGATGGGCTTCATCGACTATATCCGCAAGCTGGCGGAGGTGGCTGAGGCTGAAGGCCTGCTCGACAGGATCAACATCAAGATGATCTGTGGCCATCTGGGGACGGAAGACCGTTCCAGCGTCGAAAAGGCATGGGGCGGGGCCAGGGCCTATGACTGGTATGGCGTGGGCGACACCGGATCGATCGCGGGCGAAGGTCCGGAGCGCGACGGCCTCTATGTCTGGGAGGACGCGCAATATCTGGAACTGCTGGATGTCGACACGGGTACGGCCGTGGATGCGGGCGAAACCGGCGACATGGTCGTGACCTGCCTGTTCAAGGACGACATCGCGCCCTGCATTCGCTTCAACACGCATGACATCACCCATGAGCTGACCAGCGCCAACCAGACCGGCATCGCCTTCAAGCGGATAGCGGGTTTCAAGGGGCGCAGCGACAATATGGTGAAGCTGCGCGGCATCAACGTCTTCCCCCATGCCATCGGCGCGCTGATCGAGAATCGTGCCGACATGACGGGCGAGTTCGTCTGTCATGTCTCGCGCGACGGGGCGGGCCGCGACGACATGCGGGTCACACTCGAAAGCCGTGGCGGTACGGATGAAGGCCAGCTTGCAGGGCTGCTGCGTCAGGGGCTGGGCGTCGAGGTTTCGGTGAAACTGGTCGGACCCGGCGACACGGCGGCCCTGACGCAGATCGACGTCAGGCAAAAGCCAATCCGCCTGATCGACGAGCGCAAGTCGTGA
- a CDS encoding amidase, translating into MTPLHRLDIAGLHAAYAAGETTPAKVVDHYLARVAAHDGAIRSYVEVDRAGAAAAAEESGQRIAEGRVRALEGVPVGVKSNIAVKGLEWNAGMAARRGIIASEDAEAVARLRAAGAIILGTLNMHEAALGATTDNPWFGQTINPHREGYTPGGSSGGSGAAVSAGLCVASLGTDTLGSVRIPAAYSGVYGIKPTPGAISDKGLVPLSEWLDSIGPIARSIDDLETVLAVLNGAGDAGTVPERLVLLDNFDDLGCEAGVVAAYERAVALVDDLPSRSLQLADSAADVRFAGFVVAARELITHLGATRTKAADRLSDELRFMLDYAEGRSEEDVARAQQILARTRMTVRDAVGEDGILLMPTAPQAAFRHSARPPANQSAFTGLANISGLPAISIPAGLDAEGMPVAVQLVGPPHSEAALIALARRFDAGLAGFVSSPLI; encoded by the coding sequence GTGACGCCATTGCATCGGCTCGACATAGCTGGACTGCATGCGGCCTATGCGGCGGGCGAAACCACGCCCGCCAAGGTCGTCGACCATTATCTCGCCCGCGTAGCCGCTCATGATGGCGCGATCCGATCCTATGTCGAGGTCGACCGCGCGGGCGCCGCGGCGGCGGCCGAAGAAAGCGGCCAGCGGATTGCGGAGGGCCGTGTCCGCGCGCTGGAAGGCGTGCCGGTTGGGGTGAAGTCCAACATCGCGGTCAAGGGCCTGGAGTGGAATGCCGGGATGGCGGCGCGGCGCGGCATCATCGCTTCGGAAGATGCGGAGGCTGTGGCGCGGCTGCGGGCGGCAGGGGCGATCATCCTTGGCACGCTCAACATGCATGAAGCGGCGCTGGGCGCGACGACCGACAATCCCTGGTTCGGCCAGACGATCAATCCCCACCGAGAAGGCTATACGCCCGGCGGTTCCTCGGGCGGCAGCGGCGCTGCGGTGTCGGCGGGCCTGTGCGTCGCGTCGCTTGGTACCGACACACTGGGTTCGGTGCGCATTCCGGCGGCCTATAGTGGCGTCTATGGCATCAAGCCGACGCCGGGCGCCATTTCCGACAAGGGTCTTGTACCGCTCAGCGAATGGCTGGACAGCATCGGTCCGATCGCCCGGTCGATCGACGATCTGGAAACGGTGCTGGCGGTGCTGAACGGCGCTGGGGATGCCGGGACCGTGCCGGAGCGGCTGGTGCTGCTCGACAATTTCGATGACCTTGGTTGTGAGGCGGGGGTTGTCGCCGCTTATGAGCGGGCGGTGGCGCTGGTTGACGACCTGCCCTCGCGGTCGCTCCAACTGGCGGATAGCGCTGCGGATGTGCGCTTTGCGGGTTTCGTCGTCGCGGCGCGAGAACTCATCACGCATCTTGGCGCAACCCGGACGAAAGCTGCCGACCGGCTGTCGGATGAGTTGCGCTTCATGCTCGACTATGCCGAAGGCCGGTCCGAGGAGGATGTAGCGCGCGCCCAGCAGATATTGGCGCGTACGCGGATGACGGTGCGCGATGCCGTTGGCGAGGATGGCATATTGCTGATGCCGACGGCCCCGCAGGCGGCCTTCCGCCACAGCGCCCGTCCGCCCGCAAACCAGTCGGCCTTCACCGGCCTTGCCAATATTTCCGGCCTGCCCGCGATCAGCATTCCCGCCGGGCTGGATGCCGAGGGCATGCCCGTGGCGGTGCAGCTGGTCGGTCCCCCCCATAGCGAGGCGGCGCTGATCGCGCTGGCCCGCAGGTTCGATGCCGGTCTTGCCGGTTTCGTGTCGTCCCCCCTGATCTGA
- a CDS encoding REDY-like protein HapK — translation MRIIVLFNLKQDADPAAYENWARTVDIPGVNALSSVKDFQVHRVTGVLGSDAPSPYAYFEVIDITDMAAFGVDASSEAVQKVAAQFQQFADNPQFILTETL, via the coding sequence ATGCGCATCATCGTGCTGTTCAACCTGAAGCAGGACGCCGATCCCGCCGCCTATGAAAACTGGGCACGGACGGTCGACATTCCAGGCGTCAATGCGCTTTCCTCCGTCAAGGATTTCCAGGTGCACCGGGTAACCGGCGTGCTGGGCAGCGACGCGCCATCGCCCTATGCCTATTTCGAGGTGATCGACATCACCGACATGGCGGCCTTCGGCGTCGATGCGTCGAGCGAGGCGGTGCAGAAGGTCGCCGCCCAGTTCCAGCAGTTCGCTGACAATCCGCAGTTCATCCTGACCGAGACGCTGTGA
- a CDS encoding SDR family NAD(P)-dependent oxidoreductase: MRRFEGKTIVVTGSGRDKGLGQAILQRFADEGANCVVSDLGKPAEHMGASDIGTTDEMEAVAEELRQRGTKVAVIPCDVRSEESCAALAAKTVEAFGSLDIWVNNAGIGYIMKPLLETTSSEWEAVISVNLSGAFYGTKAAAKAMIAGGKGGRIINIASQAAKSGFPHMAPYTSSKHGMVGLTRSNAIELGQYGITVNAVCPNHVTTGLGARQNEYFSKLLGFDSVEAYIENMHRKNPMGRPGKGSDTAGACAWLASDDAVYVTGEALNVSGGEEMH, encoded by the coding sequence ATGCGCCGCTTCGAAGGGAAAACCATAGTCGTCACCGGCTCGGGCCGTGACAAAGGGCTGGGGCAGGCGATCCTGCAACGCTTCGCGGACGAGGGCGCGAACTGCGTCGTCTCCGACCTTGGCAAGCCGGCCGAGCATATGGGCGCCAGCGACATCGGCACCACCGACGAGATGGAGGCCGTGGCCGAGGAACTGCGCCAGCGCGGCACGAAGGTCGCGGTTATCCCGTGCGACGTGCGGTCGGAGGAAAGCTGCGCGGCGCTGGCGGCGAAGACCGTCGAGGCGTTCGGATCGCTCGACATCTGGGTCAATAATGCAGGCATCGGCTATATCATGAAGCCGCTGCTGGAAACGACGTCCAGCGAGTGGGAAGCGGTGATCAGCGTGAACCTGTCGGGCGCCTTCTACGGCACCAAGGCGGCGGCAAAGGCCATGATCGCGGGCGGCAAGGGTGGCCGGATCATCAACATCGCCAGCCAGGCGGCCAAGTCAGGCTTCCCGCACATGGCGCCTTATACCAGTTCGAAACATGGCATGGTCGGGTTGACCCGCTCCAACGCCATCGAGCTTGGCCAATATGGCATCACCGTGAATGCGGTGTGCCCCAATCATGTCACGACGGGCCTTGGTGCGCGGCAGAATGAGTATTTCTCGAAGCTGCTCGGCTTCGACAGCGTCGAGGCCTATATCGAGAACATGCACCGCAAGAACCCGATGGGTCGCCCCGGCAAGGGCAGCGACACCGCGGGCGCCTGCGCATGGCTGGCTTCCGACGACGCGGTTTATGTGACCGGCGAGGCACTGAACGTCTCGGGCGGTGAGGAGATGCATTGA